The Corynebacterium poyangense genome includes a window with the following:
- a CDS encoding DNA-3-methyladenine glycosylase — protein sequence MVAIDFFLPADQVAPLLLGSILHHNGVSLRLTEIEAYLGADDPAAHSFRGLTQRNAAMFGPGGHMYVYLSYGIHRAGNITCGPEGVGHGCLLRAGEVMSGHAEAFRRRQLPDTPSHYHRLAQGPGNLGSALGLTLSDNHALVSQLPHDDPQSFWISAPTSQPEWACGPRIGISRNTEAPLRFWIPGEPSVSRSRRRPTLS from the coding sequence ATGGTAGCTATTGACTTTTTCTTGCCCGCCGACCAGGTTGCTCCGCTCCTTTTGGGAAGCATCCTGCACCATAACGGTGTTTCCTTGCGGCTGACCGAGATCGAGGCTTATCTAGGAGCAGATGACCCTGCCGCCCATTCCTTTCGAGGCCTTACCCAACGCAACGCCGCCATGTTTGGGCCCGGAGGCCACATGTATGTGTACCTTTCCTATGGAATACACCGCGCAGGCAATATTACCTGCGGCCCAGAAGGGGTTGGGCACGGCTGTTTATTACGAGCCGGGGAAGTCATGTCTGGCCACGCGGAGGCATTCCGACGCCGGCAGCTGCCCGATACCCCTTCCCATTATCACCGGCTTGCCCAAGGTCCCGGCAATCTCGGCTCAGCCCTAGGTCTTACCCTCAGTGATAACCACGCACTCGTTTCCCAACTTCCCCACGACGATCCCCAGAGTTTTTGGATCTCGGCTCCCACCAGTCAACCGGAATGGGCCTGTGGGCCCCGAATAGGCATTAGCCGTAACACCGAAGCCCCGCTGCGATTTTGGATTCCCGGGGAACCTAGTGTCAGTCGCTCACGTCGCCGACCTACCCTGAGCTAG
- a CDS encoding MFS transporter, with product MYPTLTFYLCITGTNLLDGILGSYIIMSAAASGASPAVVGLISAAAVAPWLFSLLLGTVLDHLGASRVLRIVTFIRPTAIGLIALCHWISQFPPDWSFLLWVVLALINGAVDMATDISAQTYLGQCVPPAQLVRSYGLLSSIQVVCASLLAPAVVGFLVTIPFSWVVGGAALGALLMVFPALTLNQPAPIITEPLSPQLAGAGLKALWQNNWLRRTALSVSTLNIMNSAAGAVGMVYLLQELHIKPEHLGIVWSLVGVASAAGGYLAGKLSTALGFSAAVFLGATALVLSDAALLLSASLSFLAATWILTGFFTPLFAVNLMSQRQRSVPLMVLGRVNAAFQFLGIGSAPIGSLLGGFCASAWGVWPVLLAVFLINAVTLLINKPWSR from the coding sequence ATGTATCCGACACTCACATTCTATTTGTGCATCACGGGGACTAACCTTCTCGATGGGATCCTCGGCAGCTATATCATCATGTCTGCGGCAGCTTCCGGGGCATCACCAGCCGTGGTTGGCCTAATATCAGCAGCCGCTGTCGCCCCCTGGCTTTTTAGTCTGTTGCTCGGCACCGTCCTCGACCACCTAGGCGCTTCTAGGGTCTTGCGCATAGTCACATTCATCCGGCCCACAGCGATAGGGCTGATAGCCCTCTGTCATTGGATCTCCCAGTTTCCTCCCGACTGGTCATTTCTGCTTTGGGTAGTGCTGGCACTCATCAATGGTGCAGTAGATATGGCAACAGACATCTCAGCCCAAACCTACCTCGGCCAGTGCGTTCCTCCGGCTCAATTGGTACGAAGCTATGGCCTTCTCAGCAGTATCCAGGTAGTGTGCGCCTCGCTACTCGCTCCCGCTGTGGTTGGGTTCCTCGTCACTATTCCTTTCTCCTGGGTGGTAGGTGGAGCTGCACTAGGCGCACTACTCATGGTGTTCCCGGCGTTGACCCTGAACCAGCCAGCTCCAATAATCACGGAACCTCTTTCTCCGCAGTTGGCTGGTGCTGGCCTTAAAGCCTTGTGGCAGAACAACTGGCTCCGCAGAACAGCACTGAGCGTCAGCACCCTGAATATCATGAATTCTGCTGCCGGAGCAGTCGGAATGGTTTATCTTCTCCAAGAGCTTCACATCAAACCAGAGCATCTAGGAATAGTGTGGTCCTTAGTAGGAGTAGCCTCTGCTGCCGGTGGCTACCTTGCCGGAAAACTCAGCACCGCACTGGGTTTTTCAGCCGCGGTATTTCTTGGTGCAACTGCTCTGGTTCTTAGTGACGCCGCACTATTGCTCTCCGCCTCCTTATCATTCCTCGCCGCCACGTGGATACTCACCGGGTTCTTTACCCCCTTGTTCGCGGTAAACCTCATGAGTCAGCGTCAACGCAGTGTTCCCCTAATGGTCTTAGGAAGAGTCAACGCGGCGTTTCAGTTCTTAGGAATCGGTAGTGCACCTATTGGAAGCCTACTTGGTGGCTTCTGCGCCTCGGCGTGGGGAGTATGGCCAGTTCTTCTTGCAGTGTTCCTCATCAACGCGGTGACTTTATTAATCAACAAACCGTGGAGCCGCTAA
- a CDS encoding GTP-binding protein, with amino-acid sequence MTFTNVRPTPVTVLSGFLGCGKTTLLNYVLANREGRRIAVIVNDFSEVNIDAALIAGEGHLTRGEDRFVELTNGCICCTLREDLVESVSQLARSGRFDHILIESTGISEPMPVAATFEWEWEDGTHLQDIAPIDTMVTLVDTTTFLDQIRKNQALAEADRAATPEDDRTVADLLVDQVEFADLIFLTKTDLVEKERVERTKELVRAMNPRAGIEELVHGEVSVGKILGAHLYNVDTARTYQGYTEELANPHTPETEEYGISSCVFRGDRPFDRQRLIEALRATTGLVRSKGYCWISDRLDLVQVWHQAGPNLQISPAAQWAGTDLQPGNELVLIGIDLDAQDLLARLEKATLSDEEAESLLKTY; translated from the coding sequence ATGACTTTCACCAATGTTCGGCCAACGCCGGTAACTGTTCTGTCGGGATTTCTAGGATGCGGGAAAACCACCCTACTCAACTACGTATTAGCCAACCGGGAGGGGCGTCGGATAGCTGTCATTGTGAATGACTTTTCCGAGGTCAACATCGATGCTGCTTTGATTGCCGGGGAGGGGCATCTCACTCGCGGCGAAGATCGCTTTGTGGAATTGACTAACGGCTGCATTTGTTGCACGCTCCGAGAAGATTTGGTGGAGTCAGTGAGTCAACTGGCTCGCTCTGGCCGCTTCGACCATATTCTCATTGAGTCCACGGGGATCTCCGAGCCCATGCCCGTGGCCGCCACCTTTGAGTGGGAATGGGAGGACGGCACCCATCTGCAGGATATTGCCCCCATCGACACGATGGTGACGTTAGTGGATACCACGACGTTTTTGGATCAGATCCGGAAAAACCAAGCGCTAGCAGAGGCGGATCGTGCCGCAACGCCAGAGGATGATCGGACGGTGGCTGATTTGCTGGTGGACCAAGTGGAATTTGCGGACCTTATCTTCTTGACCAAAACTGATCTGGTAGAGAAGGAACGCGTCGAGCGGACTAAAGAACTGGTGCGAGCTATGAATCCGCGAGCAGGCATTGAGGAGCTGGTGCACGGTGAGGTGAGCGTCGGGAAAATTTTGGGGGCGCATCTCTATAACGTGGATACCGCGCGGACTTACCAGGGGTACACCGAGGAATTGGCGAATCCGCACACGCCGGAGACGGAAGAATATGGGATTTCCTCTTGTGTGTTCCGCGGTGATAGGCCTTTTGATCGGCAGCGTTTGATTGAGGCATTAAGGGCGACGACGGGTCTAGTCCGGTCCAAGGGGTATTGCTGGATTTCTGATCGTTTGGATCTGGTGCAGGTTTGGCACCAAGCAGGACCGAATTTACAGATTAGTCCGGCGGCTCAATGGGCGGGAACGGATTTGCAACCCGGCAATGAGTTAGTGCTTATTGGTATTGATCTCGACGCTCAGGATTTGCTGGCCAGATTGGAAAAGGCGACGTTGAGTGATGAGGAAGCCGAATCCTTGTTGAAAACTTATTGA
- a CDS encoding nitroreductase family protein produces the protein MNFLNVQEAIDQRRAVRSYTAEVPSNEVIAEVARLALEAPSAFNIQMRDLVVVRDTEQKQKLFDASGQQQFLDAPVVFVCVGRSEVMPDDAEDILGAERVAGIGGIRSRMSESALREAGLKDALLLAGFLLVAAQSVGLATSPTTGWDEEKVKAAIGLAGRSDRSIGLVVAAGYPNEAPTHPGRAANRLVAESF, from the coding sequence ATGAATTTTCTCAACGTTCAAGAAGCAATTGATCAGCGCCGTGCGGTGCGCTCTTATACTGCCGAGGTTCCTAGCAACGAGGTCATTGCTGAAGTAGCTCGCCTAGCCCTCGAAGCTCCGAGTGCTTTTAATATTCAAATGCGCGATCTCGTTGTTGTTCGAGACACCGAGCAGAAACAAAAGCTGTTTGACGCCTCTGGTCAACAGCAGTTCTTAGACGCGCCCGTGGTTTTTGTCTGCGTGGGGCGCAGCGAAGTAATGCCGGATGATGCAGAAGACATTCTTGGAGCGGAGCGAGTCGCCGGTATCGGCGGAATTCGCTCTCGGATGAGCGAATCCGCCCTCCGTGAGGCTGGGCTAAAAGATGCCCTCTTGCTAGCTGGATTCCTCTTGGTGGCAGCTCAGTCCGTGGGCTTGGCTACAAGTCCGACGACTGGCTGGGACGAAGAAAAAGTGAAAGCTGCTATCGGCTTGGCCGGGCGTAGTGATCGCTCCATCGGATTAGTGGTAGCGGCCGGATACCCCAATGAAGCTCCGACTCACCCGGGGCGTGCAGCTAACCGGCTTGTAGCAGAATCTTTCTAA
- a CDS encoding LOG family protein: MNSAPTKPIRRVAVYCGSAHGHDPAFVEAARDTGTELARRGITLVYGGGNIGLMGAVADATLAAGGEVIGVIPTQLVNREMAHRGIQVLETVDTMAQRKARMEELADAFVVLPGGLGTLEELGQVLTGQLLGFGYGPVGLINTHDYWQPLVSQLETMVHSGFLPSRYLTSLVVNPRPVDVLDAFSSWNNPGAKWDQ, translated from the coding sequence ATGAACTCTGCCCCCACCAAGCCCATCCGTCGCGTCGCAGTCTACTGTGGTTCCGCTCATGGTCATGATCCCGCTTTCGTTGAGGCTGCCCGGGACACCGGCACCGAGTTGGCTCGGCGCGGAATAACCCTGGTTTATGGTGGGGGGAATATCGGGTTGATGGGGGCAGTTGCCGATGCGACCTTAGCCGCAGGCGGCGAGGTTATTGGAGTTATCCCCACCCAATTGGTGAACCGAGAAATGGCGCATCGGGGAATCCAGGTATTAGAAACTGTGGATACGATGGCCCAGCGCAAAGCCCGAATGGAAGAACTGGCCGATGCTTTTGTGGTGCTCCCCGGAGGACTAGGGACCCTCGAGGAACTGGGTCAAGTACTCACCGGGCAACTCCTAGGCTTTGGCTATGGTCCGGTCGGGTTAATTAACACTCATGATTATTGGCAGCCGCTGGTATCGCAGCTAGAAACAATGGTGCATTCCGGCTTTCTCCCCAGCCGCTACCTCACCAGTCTGGTAGTTAACCCGCGTCCGGTGGACGTGCTCGACGCCTTCTCGTCCTGGAACAACCCCGGAGCAAAATGGGACCAATAG
- a CDS encoding DUF885 domain-containing protein gives MSSIEADKRSPSLLDASCEGFVHDLAALSPISATEWGIPGYEDKLEDFSPHYWDAVADRIREMIADIDAFDDCTDDSDDDDNFDEVDHVTAETLRDRLCLELDLHHRMEYHRQLNNIASPVQALSQVFLLMPQETAEDKEIIRARLTQIDAALKGYQESLSEAAAQGKVAAHRQVDEVVNQCENLADSGSLLEHLGLEADCAEVEHARAAFGEMADWLSEHLAPHAPHGDAVGRDRYELFSHLFVGDRVDLDEAYEWGLHRLHEINAEQRNIINELYGDECTLRQAFRKLNAEQKYQLHGTDALVEWMQTQADRAIAELHGKHFHIPEQIRTIECRIDPAGNGGIFYTPPSDDFSRSGRMWWSVPAGQDVFHTWQELTTVFHEGVPGHHLQIGQTLVEGSKLNLWRRVACWNSGHGEGWALYAEKLMADLGYHEDPATRLGYLDAQRLRAARVAVDIGIHLGKKTPEGTAVWDASYARSFLRDNTAMDDANLSFELNRYLGWPGQAPSYAIGQRMWERLRDDCLSQGMSLREFHDEALSYGSIPMSILRSQMLR, from the coding sequence ATGAGTTCCATCGAAGCTGATAAGCGTTCCCCTTCTCTCCTGGATGCCAGTTGCGAAGGGTTTGTGCATGACTTAGCTGCGTTGTCCCCCATCTCTGCAACCGAATGGGGAATCCCCGGGTACGAAGACAAACTAGAGGATTTTTCCCCTCACTATTGGGATGCCGTAGCCGACCGTATCCGCGAGATGATCGCAGACATTGACGCCTTCGATGATTGCACCGATGATAGTGACGATGATGATAACTTCGATGAGGTAGATCATGTCACCGCCGAAACCCTAAGAGATCGGCTCTGCTTGGAATTAGATCTGCATCACCGGATGGAATACCACCGTCAGCTCAACAATATTGCGTCCCCGGTGCAAGCCCTTTCTCAGGTGTTTTTATTAATGCCCCAGGAAACAGCCGAGGACAAGGAGATTATCAGGGCGAGACTGACTCAAATTGACGCAGCGCTCAAGGGATACCAAGAATCCCTGTCTGAGGCGGCAGCTCAAGGTAAGGTAGCCGCCCATCGCCAAGTCGATGAAGTGGTCAATCAATGTGAAAACCTGGCAGACTCCGGATCCTTACTTGAACATCTAGGACTTGAGGCGGACTGCGCCGAAGTAGAACATGCTCGAGCTGCCTTCGGGGAAATGGCTGATTGGCTCAGCGAACATCTCGCCCCGCACGCCCCCCATGGAGACGCGGTGGGGCGTGATCGCTATGAACTTTTTTCCCACCTCTTCGTGGGAGATCGAGTAGATCTCGATGAAGCCTATGAATGGGGATTGCATCGGCTTCACGAAATCAACGCCGAACAGCGCAACATTATCAACGAGCTCTATGGGGACGAGTGCACCCTGCGTCAGGCGTTCCGGAAACTCAACGCGGAACAAAAGTACCAGCTTCACGGCACCGACGCCCTCGTCGAGTGGATGCAAACCCAAGCGGACCGGGCTATTGCTGAATTGCACGGAAAGCACTTCCATATTCCCGAGCAGATTCGCACCATCGAATGCCGCATTGACCCAGCAGGTAATGGTGGTATTTTCTACACCCCACCCAGTGATGACTTCAGCCGATCTGGACGGATGTGGTGGTCTGTTCCTGCTGGCCAAGATGTGTTCCACACCTGGCAGGAACTCACCACTGTGTTCCATGAGGGGGTACCCGGTCACCACCTACAAATCGGGCAAACCCTGGTTGAAGGTTCCAAGCTTAATTTGTGGCGTCGGGTAGCCTGCTGGAATTCCGGACACGGAGAAGGTTGGGCGCTATATGCCGAAAAACTCATGGCTGACTTGGGCTATCACGAAGATCCAGCCACTCGTCTGGGCTATCTCGACGCCCAACGGCTCCGGGCTGCCAGGGTAGCGGTGGACATTGGAATCCACCTGGGGAAGAAAACCCCTGAGGGAACTGCTGTGTGGGATGCCTCCTATGCACGTAGTTTCCTACGGGACAACACCGCGATGGACGACGCTAATTTAAGTTTTGAACTGAACCGCTACTTAGGCTGGCCAGGACAAGCACCCTCATACGCCATCGGTCAAAGAATGTGGGAGCGGCTGCGGGATGATTGTCTATCTCAGGGAATGAGCCTGCGTGAGTTCCATGATGAGGCCCTTTCTTATGGGTCAATCCCCATGTCTATCCTGCGGTCCCAGATGCTGCGCTGA
- a CDS encoding ROK family transcriptional regulator, whose product MHAVSSRFRGPDPGSIFTRPHTPAARCLHLLRLNPHLLRKDFSEQLHLSQPTITRTLMKLIDTGFVQEVDMAPGPRRQGRPAIPVEMTSKNYFLVGVAIGTSRSYFSLYNLRGGVLAEFTKSIPIATLPPATVIEQLLSGIQHLSELASGRLFAAPKIVGVGITTSGVVSHEGTVVAPNLGWNKFHLTSHLGQKLSVPITVTAAVPAILAAELQSTPPSNHSTPTAVFFADDSLGAAVSHADDVTLLPHISELSLRHHSQHPDDPHDVAYLSNLACQIIEESGATTMVLAGSQFTETPHIAHHVAAAVRRQIDHPPQFRLIPSHQEIVRAVARAVASDQLLRDPYQLAIEN is encoded by the coding sequence ATGCACGCAGTATCTTCCCGTTTCCGCGGGCCAGATCCAGGGTCGATTTTCACCCGCCCCCACACACCGGCGGCTCGATGCCTTCACCTGCTGCGGCTTAATCCCCACCTATTGCGCAAAGACTTTTCCGAGCAGCTCCACCTCTCCCAACCCACCATCACCCGTACCTTGATGAAGTTGATCGACACCGGGTTTGTGCAAGAGGTAGACATGGCACCCGGTCCACGACGCCAGGGGCGACCCGCTATTCCGGTTGAGATGACGTCGAAGAACTATTTTTTAGTCGGAGTAGCCATCGGGACCTCGCGGTCATACTTCTCGCTCTACAACCTGCGCGGAGGTGTGCTTGCCGAGTTCACGAAAAGTATTCCCATTGCTACCCTTCCCCCCGCTACGGTAATTGAGCAACTACTATCTGGGATTCAACACCTTAGCGAACTAGCTAGCGGACGGCTGTTCGCGGCACCCAAGATCGTTGGAGTTGGGATCACCACATCCGGAGTAGTCAGCCACGAAGGCACCGTTGTTGCCCCAAATCTAGGTTGGAATAAATTCCACCTCACTAGCCACTTAGGGCAGAAACTCTCGGTCCCCATCACCGTCACCGCAGCAGTTCCAGCAATTTTAGCCGCCGAATTACAATCCACCCCACCAAGTAATCACTCGACTCCCACCGCGGTATTTTTTGCCGACGACTCACTCGGCGCGGCAGTATCCCATGCAGATGACGTCACTCTGCTTCCCCACATCTCCGAACTTTCACTACGCCACCACTCACAACACCCGGATGACCCTCACGACGTGGCATACCTCAGTAACCTTGCCTGCCAAATAATTGAGGAATCCGGAGCAACAACGATGGTACTTGCAGGTTCTCAATTCACCGAGACACCTCACATTGCCCATCATGTCGCCGCTGCAGTACGTCGACAGATTGATCATCCACCACAGTTTCGGCTTATTCCCAGCCATCAAGAAATAGTGCGGGCAGTGGCGAGGGCAGTAGCTTCTGATCAGCTACTTAGAGACCCTTACCAACTGGCTATCGAGAACTAG
- a CDS encoding NAD-dependent deacylase: MWDAQLERAITLTQQARRIHVFTGAGMSAESGLDTYRDAQTGVWSNVDPQAMASIDAWAKDPEPMWAWYLWRARLASEAEPNAGHRAIAAWQQLPQVDEVIVTTQNIDDLHERGGSSHVTHLHGSLFRFRCTICSRPWKAPIDYPDQPVERLTPPTCPLCHNPIRPGVVWFGEPLPNHDWQRAESAMTNCDVLIIVGTSGVVYPAAGLPRLAAALGTPIIEISPEPTELSDIATLSWRSTAATALPQLVDSLAGLT, from the coding sequence ATGTGGGATGCACAACTAGAACGCGCCATTACCCTCACCCAACAGGCTCGACGCATTCATGTGTTCACCGGCGCCGGCATGAGCGCAGAATCCGGCCTAGACACTTACCGCGACGCCCAAACCGGAGTATGGAGCAACGTCGACCCCCAGGCCATGGCCAGCATCGATGCGTGGGCGAAGGATCCCGAGCCGATGTGGGCATGGTATCTATGGCGTGCCCGATTAGCGAGCGAAGCTGAGCCTAATGCCGGGCACCGAGCTATCGCCGCCTGGCAACAACTTCCTCAGGTTGACGAGGTCATAGTCACCACCCAAAACATCGACGACCTCCACGAACGCGGGGGCTCTTCCCACGTCACCCATCTCCATGGCAGCCTTTTTCGATTCCGCTGCACCATCTGTTCCCGCCCCTGGAAAGCACCCATCGACTATCCGGACCAGCCGGTAGAAAGACTCACCCCTCCCACCTGCCCCCTATGTCACAACCCCATCCGCCCGGGGGTTGTGTGGTTCGGCGAACCCCTCCCCAACCATGATTGGCAACGCGCCGAATCTGCAATGACTAACTGCGATGTTCTCATCATCGTGGGAACCTCCGGGGTGGTCTATCCCGCTGCTGGACTCCCTCGCCTAGCCGCAGCTCTAGGTACTCCCATTATTGAGATCAGTCCCGAACCAACAGAACTCAGTGACATAGCCACTTTGTCGTGGCGGTCCACTGCTGCTACTGCGCTGCCCCAACTTGTCGATAGCCTAGCTGGGCTTACTTAG
- a CDS encoding TSUP family transporter encodes MWLLSGIDLSSLGILLGGAALAGWADAVIGGGGLILIPLLMSTLPHMAPVVILASNKVAAVSGTTSAAVVMVRRTRPPALLLVRYASVAVVCSALGAFAATLVNKNIMRPIIIVLLVAVGIFVMLRPQFGLQRADNIPGQRSVRGILAVLAVGIIAGYDGIFGPGTGMFLIMAFTALLSQDFLQSAAMAKVVNTATNFGALVVFGIGGHIWWALGFSLAVANILGAQLGARTVLGGGAKLVRIALLCMVLVLAAYLSYEQLAGNFQ; translated from the coding sequence ATGTGGTTGTTGAGTGGAATTGACTTATCTTCCTTAGGAATTCTGCTGGGTGGAGCGGCTCTAGCCGGATGGGCGGATGCTGTCATTGGGGGAGGTGGTCTTATTCTTATTCCCCTCCTCATGTCCACTCTGCCGCACATGGCCCCAGTGGTCATATTGGCAAGTAATAAGGTCGCCGCTGTATCGGGGACTACCTCCGCTGCCGTTGTGATGGTTCGACGCACCCGGCCGCCAGCCCTCCTCTTAGTCCGCTACGCTTCTGTCGCTGTGGTGTGTTCTGCCTTGGGTGCCTTTGCAGCCACACTGGTTAATAAGAACATCATGCGGCCGATTATTATCGTGCTCCTTGTGGCAGTGGGGATCTTTGTGATGCTTCGACCCCAATTTGGTTTGCAACGAGCTGACAATATCCCAGGTCAACGCAGTGTTCGTGGGATTCTGGCAGTGCTCGCGGTGGGGATCATTGCTGGGTATGACGGAATCTTCGGCCCCGGCACCGGCATGTTCCTCATCATGGCATTTACTGCTTTACTCTCCCAAGATTTTCTCCAATCAGCAGCGATGGCCAAAGTAGTTAACACAGCAACAAATTTCGGAGCCTTAGTGGTTTTTGGGATCGGGGGGCACATCTGGTGGGCTCTAGGGTTTTCCCTCGCCGTAGCTAATATCCTCGGGGCACAACTTGGCGCCCGCACGGTACTAGGAGGAGGGGCGAAGCTAGTCCGCATTGCTCTCTTATGCATGGTCTTAGTGTTGGCGGCCTATCTGAGCTACGAACAATTGGCAGGCAATTTTCAGTGA